Proteins encoded in a region of the Pieris brassicae chromosome 3, ilPieBrab1.1, whole genome shotgun sequence genome:
- the LOC123707240 gene encoding small integral membrane protein 8: protein MSDNTKNSHSEKPGDGIRSMKSTTAFRVVNFELYAKPNIVVMSIGATCFGLALGYIAYMRQKYESMGYYSAIDADGKEIFEKKKSKWD from the exons atgagtgacaatacaaaaaacagtCATTCAGAGAAACCTGGAGATGGTATTAGATCTATGAAATCAACAACAGCATTTCgtgttgtaaattttgaacTCTATGCTAAGCCG aacattGTGGTAATGAGTATAGGTGCAACATGTTTTGGTCTTGCCTTAGGTTACATAGCATATATGAGGCAGAAATATGAATCAATGGGTTACTATTCAGCTATAGATGCCGATGGAAAAgagatatttgaaaaaaagaaGTCTAAGTGGGATTGA
- the LOC123707261 gene encoding uncharacterized protein LOC123707261 isoform X1, whose product MTLICKTYVLLTCFLVKYSVQTFAQYYVSSIVPNEIITLVPHNYEKYCLTTDFKWTSCSKYRTSTNDVMPVTKSYNVEDRILYSHRFMDKEFKDQELYNLFLSIPPSVPKSIGGLFRYWNWLLKNTPIELYSDEIPLPILNYRKGTELSSSRHKENELSSSFSRVGTDPKKDIINEFIDSLDQLEKKFYSTTYATLQAISPSEYVNGISFTLSGLFLQMALIALSTEVDYETRRELDKCTDFNEPEQAKIEVLKNIISWLPTSSDRLKFRYKTRLVVKQGIYLSEKFLRGAAAAGHIKIEHLNDTQTPEKLTAILNHMVEIDSGGALRNTFEDDELSEGVCAVLMSTIYLRARWRSPPTLLNGTFPFYDDERAPKRNARMIRINDIMGYADLPEWDAEALEIKYATTGLTLVLVVPRGRSLRNVAAHMSTTSLQSIVDGMQSKRIAATVPLFTLRMTLLLPAKMQTMGITRLVDKRCEDLKLSHAIQRIMFWSEAGRYAFKDDGIEWDETPEQRIIFDRPYLFYVRWHNVTILNGNFVL is encoded by the exons ATGACACTCATATGTAAAACATATGTACTATTAACGTGTTTTTTAGTGAAATATAGCGTCCAGACTTTTGCACAGTATTATGTAAGTAGTATTGTGCCGAATGAAATTATTACCCTCGTTCCTCATAATTAcgagaaatattgtttaactaCGGATTTTAAATGGACGTCGTGTTCGAAATACAGAACCTCCACTAACGACGTAATGCCAGTGACGAAATCATATAATGTAGAAGATCGAATACTTTATAGTCACCGTTTTATGGACAAGGAATTTAAAGATCAAgagttgtataatttattcttgTCAATTCCCCCAAGTGTTCCTAAATCAATAGGTGGCTTATTTAGATATTGGAACTGGCTGTTAAAGAACACTCCTATAGAATTATATAGTGATGAGATTCCGCTGCCAATACTCAATTATCGTAAAGGAACAGAACTGTCATCCTCCAGACACAAAGAAAATGAGCTAAGTTCAAGTTTCAGTCGAGTAGGAACTGACCCGAAGAAAGACATCATAAATGAATTTATAGATTCATTGGATCAACTTGAAAAGAAATTCTACTcc ACTACGTACGCAACTTTGCAAGCAATCAGCCCTTCCGAGTATGTAAACGGTATCAGTTTTACACTTTCtggattatttttacaaatggCACTAATTGCTCTTTCGACAGAAGTAGACTATGAAACAAGAAGAGAATTAGATAAGTGCACTGACTTTAATGAACCAGAACag GCTAAAATAGAAGtactgaaaaatataatatcatggCTACCTACATCAAGCGATCGTCTTAAATTTCGTTACAAAACAAGATTAGTAGTCAAACAAGGTATTTATCTAAGTGAAAAATTCCTGCGAGGTGCTGCAGCAGCAGGACATATCAAAATAGAACATTTAAATGATACACAAACTCCTGAAAAACTAACAGCCATTCTTAATCACATG GTTGAAATTGATTCAGGTGGGGCTTTGCGTAATACATTTGAGGATGATGAATTGTCTGAAGGTGTTTGTGCTGTTTTGATGTCGACGATTTACTTGCGAGCTCGCTGGAGATCACCGCCCACTCTTTTAAATGGAACGTTTCCATTTTATGATGACGAAAGGGCCCCCAAAAGAAACGCTCGGATGATTCGCATCAATGATATTATGGGATATGCTGATCTTCCAGAATGGGATGCTGAA GCCCTTGAGATAAAATATGCAACAACCGGGTTGACTCTTGTTCTGGTTGTGCCAAGGGGGCGAAGCCTTCGAAACGTGGCGGCTCACATGTCAACCACAAGTCTTCAAAGCATTGTTGATGGAATGCAGAGCAAGCGTATAGCAGCTACCGTGCCGCTTTTTACTTTACGCATGACGTTACTTCTACCCGCAAAAATGCAAAca ATGGGAATAACGCGACTGGTTGACAAACGGTGTGAGGATTTAAAATTGTCTCACGCCATTCAGAGGATCATGTTTTGGTCTGAAGCTGGACGATATGCATTTAAAGATGACG gaaTAGAGTGGGATGAAACTCCAGAGCAGAGAATCATTTTCGATCggccatatttattttacgtgcGATGGCATAATGTCACAATATTAAATGGCAACTTTGTACTCTGA
- the LOC123707203 gene encoding dnaJ homolog subfamily C member 5, whose amino-acid sequence MDKRKLSTAGDSLYLILQVPKTATADDVKKSYRKLALKYHPDKNPNNPEASEKFKEVNRANTILSDATKRNIYDNYGSLGLYIAEQFGEENVNAYFVVTSTWCKALCVVCGILTGCYFCCCLCCCCNCCCGKCKPRPAEESGDYHTLERDDSDGVQPVTSQPGPEGRPTGDQAPPIVLPAPSAPGVSENTGLNTGSSIPKYT is encoded by the exons AtggataaaagaaaattatccaCTGCGGGCGATAGTCTCTATCTTATATTACAAGTCCCTAAAACCGCAACGGCAGATGATGTCAAGAAAAGCTATCGGAAGTTAGCACTTAAATATCATCCAGACAAAAATCCTAACAACCCTGAAGCATCTGAAAAGTTTAAAGAAGTAAACAGGGCCAATACAATCTTAAGTGACGCCacgaaaagaaatatatatgacaaCTATGGCTCTCTCGGTCTCTACATTGCCGAGCAATTTGGTGAAGAAAATGTCAACGCCTATTTCGTCGTCACAAGTACATGGTGCAAAGCATTATGTGTTGTGTGTGGTATATTGACTGGTTGTTACTTTTGCTGCTGCTTGTGTTGCTGCTGTAACTGCTGCTGTGGCAAGTGCAAACCTCGTCCAGCAGAAGAGTCTGGAGACTACCACACGCTTGAGCGAGATGACTCAGATGGTGTGCAGCCAGTAACTTCACAACCGGGTCCTGAAGGCCGTCCCACTGGTGACCAGGCACCACCTATTGTGCTGCCTGCGCCATCGGCTCCTGGGGTATCAGAAAATACTGGCCTCAACACAG GCAGCAGTATTCCAAAATACACTTGA
- the LOC123707261 gene encoding glia-derived nexin-like isoform X2 yields the protein MTLICKTYVLLTCFLVKYSVQTFAQYYVSSIVPNEIITLVPHNYEKYCLTTDFKWTSCSKYRTSTNDVMPVTKSYNVEDRILYSHRFMDKEFKDQELYNLFLSIPPSVPKSIGGLFRYWNWLLKNTPIELYSDEIPLPILNYRKGTELSSSRHKENELSSSFSRVGTDPKKDIINEFIDSLDQLEKKFYSTTYATLQAISPSEYVNGISFTLSGLFLQMALIALSTEVDYETRRELDKCTDFNEPEQVEIDSGGALRNTFEDDELSEGVCAVLMSTIYLRARWRSPPTLLNGTFPFYDDERAPKRNARMIRINDIMGYADLPEWDAEALEIKYATTGLTLVLVVPRGRSLRNVAAHMSTTSLQSIVDGMQSKRIAATVPLFTLRMTLLLPAKMQTMGITRLVDKRCEDLKLSHAIQRIMFWSEAGRYAFKDDGIEWDETPEQRIIFDRPYLFYVRWHNVTILNGNFVL from the exons ATGACACTCATATGTAAAACATATGTACTATTAACGTGTTTTTTAGTGAAATATAGCGTCCAGACTTTTGCACAGTATTATGTAAGTAGTATTGTGCCGAATGAAATTATTACCCTCGTTCCTCATAATTAcgagaaatattgtttaactaCGGATTTTAAATGGACGTCGTGTTCGAAATACAGAACCTCCACTAACGACGTAATGCCAGTGACGAAATCATATAATGTAGAAGATCGAATACTTTATAGTCACCGTTTTATGGACAAGGAATTTAAAGATCAAgagttgtataatttattcttgTCAATTCCCCCAAGTGTTCCTAAATCAATAGGTGGCTTATTTAGATATTGGAACTGGCTGTTAAAGAACACTCCTATAGAATTATATAGTGATGAGATTCCGCTGCCAATACTCAATTATCGTAAAGGAACAGAACTGTCATCCTCCAGACACAAAGAAAATGAGCTAAGTTCAAGTTTCAGTCGAGTAGGAACTGACCCGAAGAAAGACATCATAAATGAATTTATAGATTCATTGGATCAACTTGAAAAGAAATTCTACTcc ACTACGTACGCAACTTTGCAAGCAATCAGCCCTTCCGAGTATGTAAACGGTATCAGTTTTACACTTTCtggattatttttacaaatggCACTAATTGCTCTTTCGACAGAAGTAGACTATGAAACAAGAAGAGAATTAGATAAGTGCACTGACTTTAATGAACCAGAACag GTTGAAATTGATTCAGGTGGGGCTTTGCGTAATACATTTGAGGATGATGAATTGTCTGAAGGTGTTTGTGCTGTTTTGATGTCGACGATTTACTTGCGAGCTCGCTGGAGATCACCGCCCACTCTTTTAAATGGAACGTTTCCATTTTATGATGACGAAAGGGCCCCCAAAAGAAACGCTCGGATGATTCGCATCAATGATATTATGGGATATGCTGATCTTCCAGAATGGGATGCTGAA GCCCTTGAGATAAAATATGCAACAACCGGGTTGACTCTTGTTCTGGTTGTGCCAAGGGGGCGAAGCCTTCGAAACGTGGCGGCTCACATGTCAACCACAAGTCTTCAAAGCATTGTTGATGGAATGCAGAGCAAGCGTATAGCAGCTACCGTGCCGCTTTTTACTTTACGCATGACGTTACTTCTACCCGCAAAAATGCAAAca ATGGGAATAACGCGACTGGTTGACAAACGGTGTGAGGATTTAAAATTGTCTCACGCCATTCAGAGGATCATGTTTTGGTCTGAAGCTGGACGATATGCATTTAAAGATGACG gaaTAGAGTGGGATGAAACTCCAGAGCAGAGAATCATTTTCGATCggccatatttattttacgtgcGATGGCATAATGTCACAATATTAAATGGCAACTTTGTACTCTGA
- the LOC123707262 gene encoding acetylcholine receptor subunit alpha-type acr-16-like, giving the protein MVPYSAIFVLTLVAYVPRAIIADCSGEREDQVPHQEAKLHTDLLHSYNSDYRPVKDHKTPVTVKIRFALKYISFDSLEETFNVHSWVAMTWKDEYLNWDPSCYGNIKELQVESQSIWTPRMALFNADASVYQSDTFYTTCLVDSDGSVTCVPHLTHSGICRTSLRSWPYDVQNCTFYFGSWMHTGEQVNFTFYKTRPIVMDDYQDGPGWKLLNVTNDRLPGSYSCCPNSSYPMLKYTFMLKREAGGPAAIIVIPCIVIVLLTLISLILDVKDCTRLFLLCFSLFSHFTFLTEIGYDIPKHSSDTPIILLFVRDSILITLSAILLTLFLMSMRKRVVPAPRWLISINRIISSGPGKYVVFTEFDPSESTDVKVLTDDNVGGSSGTDEKLRITADWINFANILNSFVFIIVSIVYFILICVYIPYDD; this is encoded by the coding sequence ATGGTTCCATACAGTGCCATATTTGTGTTAACATTAGTGGCGTATGTGCCGCGTGCAATTATAGCCGACTGCTCTGGGGAACGAGAGGACCAGGTACCACACCAAGAAGCTAAGTTGCACACTGATCTGTTACATTCTTACAATTCTGACTATCGCCCTGTGAAAGACCACAAAACACCCGTAACCGTCAAGATCCGCTTCGCATTAAAGTATATCAGCTTCGATAGCCTTGAAGAAACCTTCAATGTTCACAGTTGGGTTGCGATGACATGGAAGGACGAGTATTTAAACTGGGATCCATCCTGCTATGGTAATATAAAGGAGCTTCAAGTTGAAAGTCAGTCAATATGGACTCCACGTATGGCGTTATTTAACGCTGACGCATCGGTTTATCAATCAGATACGTTTTATACAACATGTTTGGTGGATAGCGATGGCTCGGTGACATGTGTTCCGCATTTAACACACTCAGGTATATGTCGTACTTCACTGCGTAGCTGGCCCTATGACGTTCAGAACTGCACTTTCTATTTTGGCTCTTGGATGCATACTGGTGAGCAGGTGAACTTCACTTTTTACAAAACTAGGCCAATTGTGATGGACGACTATCAAGATGGTCCAGGATGGAAACTTCTTAATGTTACAAATGATCGCCTTCCAGGAAGTTATTCTTGCTGTCCAAACAGTTCATATCCGATGTTGAAATATACTTTCATGTTAAAAAGAGAAGCGGGTGGACCAGCAGCTATTATTGTCATTCCCTGCATAGTGATAGTTCTTCTTAcattaatatctttaattcTAGACGTAAAGGATTGTACAAGATTATTCTTATTATGCTTCAGTCTTTTCAGTCATTTTACTTTCCTAACGGAAATTGGTTACGATATTCCTAAACATAGTTCGGACACTcctataatattgttattcgTCCGAGATTCTATATTAATAACGTTATCGGCAATATTGTTGACGTTGTTTCTGATGTCTATGAGAAAACGTGTTGTACCCGCTCCAAGATGGCTGATTTCCATAAATCGAATAATTAGTAGCGGTCCTGGAAAATATGTAGTTTTTACAGAATTTGATCCGAGCGAATCCACTGATGTCAAAGTTTTAACGGATGATAATGTGGGCGGTAGCTCTGGGACGGATGAGAAATTACGGATTACTGCTGACTGGATAAATTTCGCCAATATTCTTAACAGTTTTGTATTTATCATAGTGTCCATTgtctattttatattgatttgtgTTTACATTCCCTATGACGATTAA
- the LOC123707204 gene encoding protein Mpv17, with translation MPVTIMRAREIFQIYQRLLNRRPYLVQAVQTGTLMGAGDLISQTFIEKKLFRDVDYGRTIKFSSIGFCFGGPALRVWYGLLNRHVGSSGKTVALKKVFIDQAVFAPTFLFLLLVGLGALQGKSWDLIEEDINTNYVDILKTNYYVWPWVQIVNFYYVPLQYQVLLVQGIALFWNTYLSYKTNRTKLSQ, from the exons ATGCCCGTTACCATCATGAGAGCACgtgaaatatttcaaatatatcaaAGGCTTCTGAACAGAAGACCTTATTTAGTACAAGCTGTTCAAACAGGAACATTAATGGGAGCTGGAGATCTTATATCACAGACTTTTATTGAAAAGAAATTATTCAGAGATGTTGATTATGGTAGgactataaaattttcttccaTAGGCTTCTGTTTTGGA GGCCCTGCGCTAAGGGTATGGTATGGATTGTTAAATAGACATGTTGGATCTAGTGGTAAAACTGTTGCactcaaaaaagtttttatagacCAAGCCGTATTTGCTCCAACCTTCCTTTTCTTGTTGTTAGTTGGATTAGGTGCATTACAAGGAAAGTCATGGGATTTAATAGAGGAAGATATTAACACCAATTATGTTGATATccttaaaactaattattatgtttggcCTTGGGTTCAgatagttaatttttattatgtaccaCTACAGTATCAAGTGCTACTTGTACAAGGTATTGCTTTATTCTGGAATACATATTTGTCTTATAAGACAAATCGAACAAAACTGTcacaataa